From one Acidibrevibacterium fodinaquatile genomic stretch:
- a CDS encoding Crp/Fnr family transcriptional regulator codes for MQAFFDAASYTKVGSGTVFVHDGEKSPFYFNINRGMTRSFKILPDGRRQILNFGMPGTLMGLSQKADFDFSIESITDVSLCRFSKDKVDFYSNKHPELRKAIMDKLMYELAESRMHILALGKMSAKERLAFFLIKQNAIGMKIYGQMNKIILPMSRYDISDYLGVTTETISRTFTQFESEGLITSLKASEIVIRDRRRLAALAGGMT; via the coding sequence ATGCAGGCGTTCTTCGATGCCGCGTCCTATACCAAGGTCGGGTCGGGAACCGTTTTTGTCCATGATGGCGAGAAATCCCCATTCTATTTCAATATAAACCGAGGCATGACGCGGTCTTTCAAAATCCTCCCCGACGGACGCCGGCAGATCTTGAATTTTGGGATGCCGGGGACATTGATGGGTCTATCGCAAAAAGCGGATTTCGATTTCAGTATAGAATCGATCACTGATGTTTCGCTATGCCGATTTTCAAAGGATAAAGTCGATTTCTATTCGAACAAACATCCTGAATTGCGAAAAGCGATCATGGACAAGCTGATGTATGAGCTTGCCGAATCACGCATGCATATTTTGGCGCTCGGAAAAATGAGCGCGAAGGAAAGACTAGCCTTCTTCTTGATAAAGCAAAACGCGATAGGAATGAAAATTTATGGGCAGATGAATAAAATCATTTTGCCAATGAGCCGCTATGATATTTCAGACTATCTTGGAGTAACTACCGAAACGATTAGCCGGACATTCACGCAATTTGAATCAGAGGGATTAATAACCTCACTCAAGGCCTCGGAAATCGTCATTCGTGACCGTCGGCGCCTTGCGGCGCTGGCCG
- a CDS encoding OmpA family protein codes for MLSRFSSLRAALLLSAAIAVAGCNPWWRQTLSDYPVFFTPGSAALNETAKAVIQVAADYAKQHTNQNIVVNGYTDLSGSAAANAALSAERAKAVTEQLVIDGVARERIHYNANGPSDALLSGQADRRVDITIGG; via the coding sequence ATGCTTTCGCGCTTCTCGTCCCTGCGCGCCGCTCTGCTGTTGTCGGCAGCCATCGCCGTCGCCGGGTGCAATCCCTGGTGGCGGCAAACCCTCTCCGATTATCCGGTGTTCTTCACCCCGGGCTCGGCGGCACTCAACGAAACCGCCAAAGCGGTCATTCAGGTCGCCGCCGATTACGCGAAACAGCATACTAATCAAAATATTGTGGTCAACGGCTATACTGATCTCTCGGGTAGCGCCGCCGCCAACGCTGCCCTCTCCGCCGAACGCGCCAAAGCGGTGACCGAGCAGCTGGTCATCGACGGCGTCGCCCGTGAACGGATCCACTATAACGCCAACGGCCCCAGCGATGCCTTGCTTAGCGGCCAGGCCGACCGCCGCGTCGACATCACCATCGGCGGCTGA
- a CDS encoding ribbon-helix-helix domain-containing protein, with protein MSGLVKRSVTLAGHRTSIALEAEFWAALVACAEARGMALAALVAEIDAARTSEQGLASALRVFVLRNFSCR; from the coding sequence ATGAGCGGGCTCGTCAAACGCAGTGTGACGCTGGCCGGCCACCGCACGTCGATCGCGCTCGAGGCGGAATTCTGGGCGGCGCTGGTCGCGTGCGCTGAAGCGCGCGGGATGGCGCTCGCGGCCTTGGTGGCTGAGATCGATGCCGCGCGAACTTCTGAACAAGGGTTGGCCTCGGCCTTGCGGGTCTTCGTTTTGCGGAATTTTTCGTGCCGTTAA
- the queG gene encoding tRNA epoxyqueuosine(34) reductase QueG — protein sequence MDAAEAIRTKALALGFDAVGFAPADPDPAAADRLKAFLDAGFHGEMGWLAARAEARASPRALWPAARSVIALALNYAPEGDALATLARPAHGNISVYARNRDYHDLIKGRLKHLGQFIVSRFGAEVKVFVDTAPVMEKPLAARAGLGWQGKHTNLVSRRFGSWLLLGEIYTTLALAPAAAHADRCGRCRRCLDVCPTDAFPAPYRLDARRCLSYLTIEHAGPIPAPLRAAMGNRIYGCDDCLAVCPWNRFAVAGREAKLAARADLIAPPLADLAGLGEEGFRRHFSGSPIKRIGWRRFLRNVLYAIGNSNNINLAAVARRHCAADDPVIAEAASWALARLAA from the coding sequence GTGGACGCGGCTGAGGCGATCCGCACCAAGGCGCTGGCGCTCGGCTTCGACGCCGTCGGGTTCGCGCCCGCCGATCCCGATCCCGCCGCCGCCGACCGGCTCAAAGCCTTTCTCGACGCCGGATTTCACGGCGAGATGGGCTGGCTCGCCGCCCGCGCCGAGGCGCGCGCAAGCCCCCGCGCGCTTTGGCCGGCGGCACGCAGCGTTATCGCGCTTGCCCTCAACTACGCGCCGGAGGGGGATGCGCTTGCGACCTTGGCGCGGCCCGCGCATGGCAATATCTCGGTCTATGCCCGTAACCGCGATTATCACGATCTGATCAAGGGGCGGCTTAAGCATCTCGGGCAATTCATCGTCTCGCGCTTCGGGGCGGAGGTCAAAGTGTTCGTTGATACCGCGCCGGTGATGGAAAAACCGCTGGCGGCGCGCGCTGGCCTCGGCTGGCAGGGCAAGCACACCAATCTCGTCTCGCGCCGCTTTGGCTCGTGGCTGTTGCTCGGGGAAATCTATACGACACTCGCGCTCGCGCCGGCGGCGGCGCATGCCGATCGCTGCGGGCGTTGCCGGCGCTGTCTCGACGTCTGCCCGACCGACGCCTTCCCCGCGCCCTATCGGCTCGATGCCAGGCGCTGCCTTTCCTATCTCACCATTGAGCATGCCGGCCCGATCCCCGCGCCGTTGCGCGCCGCGATGGGCAACCGCATCTATGGCTGCGATGACTGCCTCGCGGTCTGCCCGTGGAACCGCTTCGCCGTTGCCGGGCGAGAGGCGAAGCTTGCCGCGCGGGCGGATTTGATCGCGCCGCCGCTGGCCGATCTCGCGGGGCTCGGCGAGGAGGGGTTTCGCCGCCATTTCAGCGGCTCGCCGATCAAGCGGATCGGGTGGCGAAGATTTCTCAGAAACGTGCTTTATGCTATTGGTAATTCAAATAATATCAATCTCGCAGCGGTCGCACGCCGGCATTGTGCGGCAGATGATCCGGTGATCGCCGAGGCAGCTTCTTGGGCGCTGGCGCGACTTGCGGCATGA
- the queF gene encoding preQ(1) synthase, whose amino-acid sequence MTESGTAAPAGLTQLGARVSLPASPEAAVLERVANPHPGLDYVVRFTCPEFTSLCPITGQPDFAHIVLDYIPGDWILESKSLKLFLGAFRNHGAFHEDCTLTIAKRVTDAIAPRWLRIGGYWYPRGGLPIDVFWQSGAPPAGIFLPPQGVEPYRGRG is encoded by the coding sequence ATGACGGAAAGCGGAACGGCGGCACCCGCCGGGTTGACCCAGCTCGGCGCGCGCGTGTCCCTGCCGGCGAGCCCTGAGGCGGCGGTTCTGGAGCGGGTGGCCAATCCGCATCCGGGGCTCGATTATGTCGTTCGCTTCACCTGTCCGGAATTCACCTCGCTTTGCCCGATCACCGGCCAGCCGGACTTCGCGCATATTGTGCTCGACTACATCCCGGGTGATTGGATCCTCGAGAGCAAATCGCTGAAGCTTTTCCTCGGCGCATTCCGCAATCACGGCGCCTTTCATGAGGATTGCACGCTCACCATCGCCAAGCGGGTGACGGACGCGATCGCGCCGCGCTGGCTTCGCATCGGCGGCTACTGGTATCCGCGCGGCGGCTTGCCGATCGATGTTTTTTGGCAAAGCGGCGCGCCGCCTGCGGGGATTTTTCTGCCGCCCCAAGGCGTTGAGCCCTATCGTGGACGCGGCTGA
- the tgt gene encoding tRNA guanosine(34) transglycosylase Tgt: MNFSFTLAGRDGAARAGTLITAHGAVATPCFMPVGTAATVKAMTADAVRATGAGIVLANTYHLMLRPGAERVAALGGLHRLMDWPGPILTDSGGFQVMSLAKLRKLDADGVTFRSHIDGSAHRLTPERVIDIQSKLDATISMVLDECTAFPASHEAAALSLDLSLRWAERCRAAFPARPGYGLFGIVQGGVYADLRARACEALMAIGFEGYAVGGLAVGEGQAMMLAVLEATVPLLPAEKPRYLMGVGTPDDIIAAVLRGIDMFDCVIPTRAGRTARAYTSRGVLNLRNARFADDPAPLDPGCACPACTRHARAYLHHLFRSGEILGPMLLTWHNLRYYQDLMQRLRAAILDGRLAATAAALRAGWGAGAKEGDRG, translated from the coding sequence ATGAATTTCTCCTTCACGCTTGCCGGGCGCGATGGCGCGGCGCGCGCCGGCACGCTTATCACCGCGCACGGCGCGGTTGCGACGCCGTGCTTCATGCCGGTCGGGACGGCGGCGACGGTGAAGGCGATGACGGCGGATGCGGTGCGCGCGACCGGCGCCGGGATCGTGCTCGCCAACACCTATCACCTCATGCTCCGCCCCGGCGCCGAGCGGGTCGCCGCTTTGGGCGGGTTGCACCGTCTGATGGACTGGCCGGGGCCGATCCTGACCGATTCCGGCGGGTTTCAGGTGATGTCGCTCGCCAAATTGCGCAAGCTCGACGCCGATGGCGTCACGTTCCGCTCCCATATCGACGGCAGCGCCCACCGCCTCACCCCCGAGCGCGTGATCGACATTCAGAGCAAGCTCGACGCGACGATCAGCATGGTGCTCGATGAATGCACCGCGTTTCCGGCGAGCCATGAGGCCGCCGCGCTCTCGCTCGATCTTTCGCTGCGCTGGGCGGAGCGTTGCCGCGCCGCCTTTCCCGCCCGCCCGGGCTACGGCCTGTTCGGCATCGTCCAGGGCGGTGTCTATGCCGATCTGCGCGCCCGCGCGTGCGAAGCGTTGATGGCGATTGGTTTCGAGGGCTATGCCGTCGGTGGGCTCGCGGTCGGTGAGGGGCAGGCGATGATGCTTGCGGTCCTGGAGGCGACGGTGCCGCTCTTGCCGGCGGAGAAGCCGCGCTATCTCATGGGCGTCGGGACACCGGATGACATCATCGCAGCCGTTCTGCGCGGGATCGACATGTTCGACTGCGTGATCCCGACCCGCGCCGGGCGCACCGCGCGTGCCTATACGTCACGCGGCGTCCTCAATCTGCGCAATGCCCGCTTCGCCGATGATCCGGCGCCGCTCGATCCTGGCTGCGCCTGTCCGGCCTGCACCCGCCACGCCAGGGCTTATCTCCATCATCTATTCCGGTCTGGCGAAATCCTCGGCCCGATGCTGCTCACCTGGCATAATCTCCGCTATTATCAGGATCTGATGCAGCGCCTGCGGGCGGCGATCCTGGACGGGCGGCTGGCGGCGACGGCGGCGGCGCTTCGCGCCGGTTGGGGGGCGGGGGCAAAGGAGGGAGATCGCGGATGA
- the queA gene encoding tRNA preQ1(34) S-adenosylmethionine ribosyltransferase-isomerase QueA, which translates to MPDFAVNEADFDFDLPPERIAQHPARPRDAARLLRVAPTGLEDRVMRDLPALLAPGDVMVANDTRVIPAQLAARRGEARIGITLDRPLADGTWHALARNARRLRIGDRIVCDGGLSAEVRARNPDGGVILRFDRDGEAFAAALREAGALALPPYITRPDGPSAQDASDYQTIFAAREGAVAAPTAGLHFTPALLDAIAARGVARVTVTLHVGAGTFLPPRGADLARHRLHAERGEISPAAAAAINAARARGGRIVAIGTTTLRLLESAVNEAGDVLPFAGETDIFLRPGHVFRTADLLLTNFHLPRSTLFMLVAAFSGLARMRAAYAHAIAAGYRFYSYGDASLLTRA; encoded by the coding sequence GTGCCTGATTTTGCCGTGAACGAGGCGGATTTCGATTTCGATCTGCCGCCGGAGCGGATCGCGCAGCACCCGGCGCGCCCGCGCGATGCCGCGCGTCTTCTCCGGGTTGCGCCCACGGGGCTTGAGGATCGGGTGATGCGCGATCTGCCGGCGCTGCTCGCGCCGGGGGATGTGATGGTCGCGAACGATACCCGCGTGATCCCGGCGCAACTCGCGGCGCGGCGCGGAGAGGCGCGGATCGGCATCACCCTCGATCGTCCCCTGGCGGATGGCACCTGGCACGCGCTGGCGCGAAACGCGCGGCGGCTTCGCATTGGCGACAGGATCGTCTGCGACGGCGGCTTGAGCGCCGAGGTCAGGGCGCGCAACCCCGATGGCGGCGTGATCCTGCGCTTTGATCGCGATGGCGAGGCGTTTGCCGCGGCGCTGCGCGAGGCCGGCGCGCTTGCCCTGCCGCCCTATATCACCCGCCCCGACGGCCCGAGTGCTCAGGATGCGAGCGATTACCAGACGATTTTCGCGGCGCGCGAGGGTGCGGTCGCGGCGCCGACGGCGGGGCTCCATTTCACGCCGGCCTTGCTCGATGCCATTGCCGCGCGTGGCGTTGCGCGCGTCACCGTCACGCTTCATGTCGGCGCGGGGACGTTTCTGCCGCCCCGTGGCGCCGATCTCGCGCGCCATCGCCTGCATGCCGAGCGCGGGGAGATCAGCCCGGCGGCGGCGGCGGCGATCAACGCGGCGCGGGCGCGCGGCGGGCGGATCGTCGCTATCGGCACGACGACACTCCGGCTTCTGGAGAGCGCGGTGAATGAGGCCGGCGACGTCCTGCCGTTTGCTGGCGAGACCGATATTTTTCTCCGCCCCGGCCACGTCTTCCGCACCGCTGATCTCTTGCTCACCAATTTTCATCTGCCGCGCTCGACCTTGTTCATGCTGGTCGCGGCGTTCTCGGGCCTTGCGCGCATGCGCGCGGCATACGCGCATGCCATCGCCGCCGGCTATCGTTTCTATTCCTATGGCGACGCCTCGCTGCTGACGCGCGCATGA
- a CDS encoding VOC family protein, translated as MRFTVDRLDHLVLTCRDLDATAAWYQRVLGMEREVFGAEQRTALKFGGQKLNLHQEGREFSPRAAQALPGSADLCFITAVSPADVVSHLLTQGVAVEVGPVARTGALGPMMSVYCRDPDGNLVEIASYLPD; from the coding sequence ATGCGCTTCACCGTCGACCGTCTCGATCATCTCGTGCTCACCTGCCGTGATCTCGATGCCACGGCCGCCTGGTATCAGCGCGTGCTCGGTATGGAGCGCGAAGTGTTCGGCGCCGAGCAGCGGACGGCGCTCAAATTCGGCGGCCAAAAGCTCAATCTCCATCAGGAGGGGCGGGAATTCTCGCCGCGCGCGGCGCAAGCCCTGCCGGGCAGCGCCGATCTCTGTTTCATCACCGCCGTCAGCCCCGCCGATGTCGTCTCGCATCTTCTCACGCAGGGGGTTGCGGTCGAGGTGGGGCCGGTTGCGCGCACCGGCGCGCTCGGGCCGATGATGTCGGTCTATTGCCGCGATCCGGACGGCAATCTCGTCGAGATCGCGAGCTATCTGCCCGATTGA
- a CDS encoding fumarate hydratase: MDTKAAKPTPRPTEFRYAPMFPLAAGEVPWKRLDLAGVSVTTHAGRDILHIAPEVLSELAFQAFHDVSHLLRPGHLQQLRAILDDPEASANDRFVALQFLKNAAIAGRGVLPMCQDTGTAIVFGKKGQRVWVEGDEEEALAYGVHRTYTETNLRYSQMAPLSMFEEVNTGNNLPVQFDILAAPGEAHAEEFHFQFIAKGGGSANKTFLYQESRAVLTPEKLLGFIEAKMKTLGTSACPPYHLAVVIGGTSAEMTLKTVKLASTRYLDGLPTAGDRSAHAFRDLAWEEKILELSRKIGIGAQFGGKYFCHDVRVIRLPRHGASLPIGIGVSCSADRQILAKITRDGVFLEQLETDPAQYLPEITEKDLGGEVVKIDLNQGMAEIRRTLSRYPIKTRLALTGTLIVARDIAHAKLKERLDRGEALPDYFKNHPVYYAGPAKTPAGYATGAFGPTTAGRMDSYVADFQKAGGSLVMLAKGNRSRAVREACKTYGGFYLGSIGGPAAILAEQNIKKVEVLEYPELGMEAIWRIEVENFPAFIVIDDKGNDFFDGLE, encoded by the coding sequence ATGGATACCAAAGCCGCCAAGCCCACCCCACGGCCGACAGAATTCCGCTATGCGCCGATGTTTCCCCTCGCCGCCGGCGAGGTGCCGTGGAAGCGGCTCGATCTTGCCGGCGTGAGCGTTACGACCCACGCCGGGCGTGATATTCTTCACATCGCGCCCGAGGTTTTGAGCGAACTCGCCTTCCAGGCGTTTCACGATGTCTCGCATCTGCTTCGCCCTGGCCATCTCCAGCAATTGCGGGCGATCCTCGATGATCCCGAGGCGTCGGCGAATGATCGCTTCGTCGCCCTGCAATTCCTCAAAAACGCCGCGATCGCCGGCCGCGGCGTTCTGCCGATGTGTCAGGATACCGGCACCGCCATCGTGTTCGGCAAAAAGGGCCAGCGCGTCTGGGTCGAGGGCGACGAGGAGGAAGCGCTCGCTTATGGCGTTCATCGCACCTACACCGAAACCAATCTCCGCTATTCGCAGATGGCGCCGCTTTCGATGTTCGAGGAGGTGAACACCGGCAACAATCTCCCGGTGCAGTTCGACATCCTCGCCGCCCCCGGCGAGGCGCATGCCGAGGAATTTCATTTCCAGTTCATCGCCAAGGGCGGCGGCTCGGCGAACAAGACGTTTCTTTATCAGGAATCGCGCGCCGTGCTGACGCCGGAAAAGCTGCTCGGCTTCATCGAAGCGAAGATGAAGACGCTCGGCACTTCGGCCTGCCCGCCCTATCATCTTGCGGTGGTGATCGGCGGCACCAGCGCCGAGATGACGCTGAAAACCGTGAAGCTCGCCTCGACCCGCTATCTCGATGGCTTGCCGACGGCGGGCGATCGCTCCGCTCATGCCTTCCGGGATCTCGCCTGGGAGGAGAAAATCCTCGAGCTTTCGCGCAAAATCGGCATCGGCGCGCAATTTGGCGGCAAATATTTCTGCCATGACGTGCGTGTCATCCGTCTGCCGCGCCATGGCGCCTCGCTGCCGATCGGCATCGGCGTCTCGTGCAGCGCCGATCGCCAGATTCTGGCCAAGATCACCCGCGATGGCGTTTTTCTCGAGCAATTGGAGACCGATCCCGCGCAATATCTGCCCGAGATCACCGAAAAAGATCTTGGCGGCGAGGTCGTGAAAATCGATCTCAATCAGGGGATGGCGGAGATCCGGCGCACCCTCTCGCGCTATCCGATCAAGACCCGCCTCGCGCTCACCGGGACGCTGATCGTCGCGCGTGACATCGCCCATGCCAAGCTCAAGGAGCGGCTCGATCGCGGCGAGGCGCTACCCGATTATTTCAAGAACCATCCGGTCTATTACGCCGGGCCGGCAAAGACCCCGGCCGGCTACGCGACCGGCGCCTTCGGCCCGACCACGGCCGGGCGGATGGATAGCTACGTCGCCGATTTCCAAAAAGCCGGCGGCTCGCTGGTGATGCTCGCCAAGGGGAATCGCTCGCGCGCGGTGCGCGAGGCCTGCAAGACCTATGGCGGCTTTTATCTCGGCAGCATCGGCGGCCCGGCCGCCATCCTCGCCGAGCAAAACATCAAGAAGGTCGAGGTGTTGGAATATCCCGAACTCGGGATGGAGGCGATCTGGCGCATCGAGGTCGAGAATTTCCCGGCCTTCATCGTCATCGACGATAAGGGCAATGATTTCTTCGACGGGCTCGAATGA
- a CDS encoding SspB family protein, which yields MMEDDSGSNDHETPPESLLPYDAWAEAALREVVARAIEYAERHGLPGAHHFFITFRTDQPGVEIPARLRAQYPREITIVLQHQFWDLALDRKRARFSVGLSFGGVPSRITVPLAAISAFADPAVQFGLQFRVPEAPAETEGESTATPPPDAEPAAEPTADPTQGTPQVVQLSAFRKRPQSDAKE from the coding sequence ATGATGGAAGACGATAGCGGAAGCAACGACCACGAGACGCCGCCGGAAAGCCTGCTGCCGTATGACGCATGGGCGGAAGCGGCGCTGCGCGAGGTGGTGGCGCGCGCGATCGAGTACGCCGAGCGCCATGGCCTGCCCGGCGCGCATCATTTCTTCATCACCTTCCGCACCGACCAGCCAGGCGTCGAGATTCCGGCGCGGCTGCGCGCGCAATACCCGCGCGAGATCACCATCGTGCTTCAGCATCAGTTCTGGGATCTGGCGCTCGATCGGAAGCGGGCGCGGTTCAGTGTCGGGCTCTCGTTCGGCGGGGTGCCCTCGCGCATTACCGTGCCGCTTGCCGCGATCAGCGCGTTTGCCGATCCCGCGGTGCAGTTCGGCCTGCAATTCCGTGTCCCCGAGGCGCCGGCGGAGACGGAGGGCGAAAGCACCGCGACCCCGCCGCCCGACGCCGAACCGGCCGCCGAACCGACCGCCGATCCGACCCAGGGGACGCCGCAGGTGGTGCAGCTTTCGGCATTCCGCAAGCGCCCGCAATCCGATGCCAAGGAGTGA
- a CDS encoding EamA family transporter, protein MPAGGLPLDVMAAVLGGALLHAGWNVALKAGSDKGLETAALLAGGVVLALVLLPFLGLPAAASYPALALSTLLHVAYFFLLMKAYQTGEMAHLYPLMRGLPPLVLALLGLVWGEALAPARGLGVALISLGVLSLALSRGAAPHGRATLFALLNIAVIAAYTLNDGIGARLSRAPFAYTLATFFATGVLFMGATAFGRGRALAALPLRRWMIGIVAAASAIGSYGLALWAMTRAPIAAIAALRETAILFGMVLARVVVGERLGPVRLAAGALIVGGAVILRLF, encoded by the coding sequence GTGCCGGCCGGCGGTCTGCCGCTCGACGTCATGGCGGCGGTGCTCGGCGGCGCGCTTTTGCACGCCGGCTGGAATGTCGCGCTCAAGGCGGGGTCGGACAAAGGGCTTGAAACCGCGGCGCTGTTGGCTGGCGGGGTGGTGCTCGCGCTCGTTCTGCTGCCCTTTCTCGGTCTGCCGGCGGCGGCGAGCTATCCGGCGCTCGCCCTCTCCACCCTCTTGCACGTCGCTTATTTCTTCCTGCTGATGAAGGCGTATCAGACCGGCGAGATGGCCCATCTCTACCCGCTGATGCGCGGTTTGCCGCCGCTCGTCCTTGCGCTGCTCGGGCTGGTCTGGGGCGAGGCCCTGGCGCCGGCGCGCGGCCTCGGGGTCGCGCTGATTTCGCTCGGCGTGCTCTCTCTGGCGCTGTCGCGAGGGGCGGCGCCGCATGGCCGGGCGACCCTGTTCGCCCTCCTCAATATCGCCGTCATCGCCGCCTATACGCTCAATGACGGGATCGGGGCGCGGCTTTCGCGGGCGCCGTTTGCCTACACCTTGGCGACGTTCTTCGCGACCGGTGTCTTGTTCATGGGCGCGACCGCGTTCGGGCGCGGCCGGGCGCTGGCGGCTTTGCCGCTCCGGCGCTGGATGATCGGCATAGTCGCGGCGGCGAGCGCCATCGGCTCCTACGGGCTTGCGCTATGGGCGATGACGCGGGCGCCGATCGCCGCGATCGCCGCCTTGCGTGAGACCGCGATCCTGTTCGGCATGGTGCTCGCGCGCGTCGTGGTTGGCGAACGGCTGGGCCCGGTGCGCTTGGCCGCTGGCGCGCTTATCGTTGGCGGCGCGGTGATCCTGCGCCTGTTTTGA
- a CDS encoding protein-disulfide reductase DsbD family protein — protein sequence MRFDVRLKRWALAFAIAALLGLRMLAPASAAESAPAVTARDTVTLVSESDSYMPGAPLRLGLRFRLAPGWHIYWKNPGAAGAPPTLSFTPGDAGDFVWPAPERITEGPVTVYGYTGEVLLARRFTPPAGQTGALAITAHATWLVCAKLCVPEEAEFHLTLAPGPVTPAAESALFAAAEARLPHRLGWPAVVTPEGRLIVTPAIAKGDEMARVFAGRPYFFPDRPGLIDPNAEEMREKAGRRFFLSLATLPGFDANADLSGIIEFDGDPKRAVAIIAHPGVVPLPSTTALPLWQSLIFGLLGGLILNFMPCVFPVLAMKAIGLAQFGYARRRAVIVHALAYAAGVMATFVVLGGILIALRASGAAAGWGFQFQSPASVTAMAWLLFGVGLNLSGVFSLGGGVTGLGQSFAGRHGLAGSFFTGLLAVLVATPCTAPFMGAALAAAMVAKPAAALGVFLAMGLGLAAPYLLLALLPGLGRVLPRPGRWMEWLRQGLAFPMYGAVAWLAWVVSREAGSAGVLGLGAGLVLLGFAGWLLGIGQQSPTPRLRRIAQSVMVTAVLAALAILSGLAAVAAPPSLLAEANGGEGGATPYSRATLAALRAAGRPVLVNMTAAWCVTCLVNERMALDSAEIRRALADRDVTYMVGDWTRQDPEITAFLRQFNHDGVPLYVLYPGGDRPPVVLPPILTETSVLAALETVREKSALAAGAGTP from the coding sequence ATGCGTTTTGACGTGCGGTTGAAGCGATGGGCGCTGGCGTTCGCGATCGCGGCGCTGCTCGGCCTGCGCATGCTGGCGCCGGCGTCGGCGGCGGAAAGCGCGCCGGCCGTGACCGCGCGCGACACCGTGACCCTGGTCAGCGAGAGCGATTCCTACATGCCGGGCGCGCCGTTGCGGCTCGGGCTCCGCTTCCGACTCGCCCCGGGCTGGCACATCTACTGGAAAAACCCCGGCGCCGCCGGTGCGCCGCCGACGCTTTCGTTCACGCCCGGCGACGCCGGCGATTTCGTCTGGCCGGCGCCCGAGCGGATCACCGAGGGGCCGGTTACGGTCTATGGCTATACCGGCGAGGTGCTGCTGGCGCGGCGTTTCACGCCGCCAGCGGGGCAAACCGGCGCGCTCGCCATCACTGCCCACGCCACCTGGCTGGTCTGCGCCAAGCTTTGCGTGCCTGAGGAGGCAGAGTTTCATCTCACCCTCGCGCCCGGCCCGGTGACGCCGGCGGCGGAGTCGGCGTTGTTCGCCGCCGCCGAAGCGCGCCTGCCGCACCGCCTCGGCTGGCCGGCGGTAGTCACGCCGGAGGGTCGTCTCATCGTCACCCCGGCGATCGCGAAGGGCGACGAGATGGCCCGGGTTTTTGCCGGGCGGCCGTATTTTTTTCCTGATCGCCCGGGACTGATCGACCCCAATGCCGAGGAGATGCGCGAGAAGGCGGGGCGGCGGTTTTTTCTCTCGCTCGCAACGCTGCCGGGCTTTGACGCCAACGCCGACCTTTCCGGCATCATTGAATTCGATGGCGATCCAAAACGCGCCGTTGCCATCATTGCCCATCCTGGTGTCGTGCCGCTACCCTCCACCACCGCGCTGCCGCTGTGGCAGAGCCTGATCTTCGGCCTGCTGGGCGGGCTGATCCTCAATTTCATGCCGTGCGTTTTTCCGGTGCTGGCGATGAAGGCGATCGGCCTTGCGCAGTTCGGCTATGCCCGGCGCCGCGCCGTGATCGTCCATGCGCTTGCCTATGCGGCCGGCGTGATGGCGACGTTCGTCGTCCTCGGCGGCATCTTGATCGCGCTCCGCGCGAGTGGCGCTGCTGCGGGCTGGGGGTTTCAGTTTCAGTCCCCGGCCTCGGTCACCGCCATGGCGTGGCTATTGTTTGGCGTCGGGCTCAATCTTTCTGGCGTGTTCTCGCTCGGCGGCGGGGTGACTGGCCTTGGCCAGAGCTTCGCCGGGCGGCATGGTCTTGCCGGCTCGTTCTTCACCGGTCTGCTCGCGGTTCTGGTCGCGACCCCGTGCACGGCGCCGTTCATGGGGGCGGCGCTGGCGGCGGCGATGGTTGCGAAGCCGGCGGCGGCGCTTGGCGTCTTTCTCGCAATGGGGCTTGGGCTCGCGGCACCCTATCTGCTGCTCGCTCTGCTGCCTGGGCTCGGGCGTGTCCTGCCGCGGCCGGGCCGGTGGATGGAATGGCTGCGTCAGGGGCTGGCGTTTCCGATGTATGGCGCTGTCGCCTGGCTTGCCTGGGTGGTCTCGCGCGAGGCGGGATCGGCCGGCGTACTCGGGCTCGGCGCCGGGCTTGTATTGCTCGGCTTCGCCGGCTGGCTGCTCGGCATCGGCCAGCAGAGCCCAACGCCGCGGCTGCGCCGGATCGCGCAATCGGTGATGGTGACCGCGGTGCTGGCGGCGCTCGCGATTCTCTCCGGCCTCGCCGCCGTCGCCGCGCCGCCATCGCTCCTCGCCGAGGCCAATGGCGGCGAGGGGGGCGCGACCCCCTATTCCCGCGCGACGCTTGCCGCACTGCGCGCCGCCGGGCGGCCGGTTCTCGTCAACATGACCGCGGCGTGGTGTGTCACCTGTCTCGTCAATGAGCGAATGGCGCTCGATTCGGCGGAAATCCGCCGCGCGCTCGCGGATCGCGACGTCACCTACATGGTCGGCGACTGGACCCGCCAAGACCCTGAGATCACCGCCTTTTTGCGCCAATTCAACCATGATGGCGTGCCGCTCTATGTCCTCTATCCCGGTGGCGACCGGCCGCCGGTGGTGTTGCCGCCGATCCTCACCGAAACCTCGGTGCTTGCCGCTCTCGAAACGGTGCGCGAGAAATCCGCCCTCGCCGCGGGCGCCGGAACCCCCTGA